Within bacterium, the genomic segment TCGGAGTTGAAGCAGTACCAGCCCTGGTACTGGAGGCTGTCCGCGTTGCATTCGATCGTGGCGATGTGGCTGCCCGCGTAGGACGTCTTGCTGCCGCCCCGCGCCGCGTACTCCCACTCGGCCTCGGTGGGCAGGCGGTAGCCCCGGGCGTTCTCCAGATCGACCTCCCAGGTGGTCTGGTCGTAGGCGGGTTCGAGGCCCTCGCGCAGGCTGAGCCAGTTGCAGTAGGCCGCGGCGCCCCACCAGGTCACGTACTTCACCGGGTGGTCCGGATTCAGGCCGAAGCCCACGTCGTACAGCAGCAGACGCTCGGTGCGGCGGTCGAAGTCGATCTCGCAGCCGTTGATCATCGAGAGGAAGAAGTTCTCGCCGTTGCCCGTGTCGCGCAGCACGTAGATGGTGTCGCCGGTGGTCGACGCCACCCGCGACGTGATGTGCAGCAGCCCCGCATCCATGGCCCACTGGGCCATCTCCAGGTACTGGGCGTTGGTGACCTCGGTGGCCTGGAGGTGGAAACCGCGCGAGATGGTGACCGGGTGCAGGTGCTCCACTTCGCCGCGGCCCAGCTCATCCTCGGGACTGCCCATGAGGAACGAGCCCGCCGGCACGGTGACGAAGCCCTCGGGGGGCAGGTCGGGCGTGGGGGCGGGGCGCACGGGGTCGTCGTGGGAGCAGCCGCCCGCCAGCACGACACAGAGGAGTCCGATGGTCAGGG encodes:
- a CDS encoding SUMF1/EgtB/PvdO family nonheme iron enzyme, encoding MTVRPRTNLVPALALTIGLLCVVLAGGCSHDDPVRPAPTPDLPPEGFVTVPAGSFLMGSPEDELGRGEVEHLHPVTISRGFHLQATEVTNAQYLEMAQWAMDAGLLHITSRVASTTGDTIYVLRDTGNGENFFLSMINGCEIDFDRRTERLLLYDVGFGLNPDHPVKYVTWWGAAAYCNWLSLREGLEPAYDQTTWEVDLENARGYRLPTEAEWEYAARGGSKTSYAGSHIATIECNADSLQYQGWYCFNSDGWTRPVGGLAPNAFGLYDMHGNVWELCNDWYAQDYYKASPDLDPAGPETGEFLRSSRGGSWTWGAQFARSAQRGAHFMGQVGPQEGFRPLKPLRR